Below is a window of Comamonadaceae bacterium M7527 DNA.
GCCTTACTGGCTGGACATGCGCGCATCTCCACACCCTTGGCGGCATAGACATGGGCTATAGCTGGCAAAAATGTGGGCGCTGCAGCCTTTGTGACCAATAGACTCTCTGTGGCGTTACAAGGGCTGTATTTCTGCGTTTTGGCATTGTCTGCCAAACGCACTGCCATGGCTATATCGGCGCTATCGTCCACAAACGTATGACAATTGCCGTCTAAATGCTTGATAACAGGCACCTTGGCCTCGGCGCTGATGCGTTCTATCAAGCCTTTGCCGCCACGCGGAATAATCACATCCACAAAGTTGGGCATGGCGATCAAATGCCCAACAGCGGCTCTATCGGTAGTAGCCACTAATTGCACTGCATTTGCAGGCAAATCAGCGCTATTTAGCGCTTGTTGCACCAAAGCAGTCAAAGCCTTGTTGGACTCGATGGCCTCGGAACCACCGCGCAAGATGCAAGCGTTACCGCTTTTAATGGCCAAGGATGCAGCCTCAATGGTGACGTTGGGACGACTTTCAAAGATCATGCCAAATACGCCTATGGGTACGCGCATTTGCCCCACACGTATACCGCTGGGGCGCTGGGTCATGCCCGTAATTTCGCCAATGACATCGGTCATGGCTGCCAGCTGCTCACAACCTTGTGCGCAAGTCTCTATGGTCTTGGCGTCTAGCTTTAACCTGTCCACCATGGGCGCGGACAAACCATTGGCTGTGGCGCGCGCCATGTCTTGGGCATTGGCGGGCTGCAAGTCTGACTCGTGCTCACGCAGCAAAGCCGCCAGTGTCATCAGTGCCTTGTTTTTTTGTGCCGCGCTGGCTTTGGCCATGGCTGCGCTGGCCTGACGAGCGGCCACGCCCATGTCTTGCATGAGGGCGGCAACGTCTTGGTGGTGATCAGAAGCGTTCATGTTTGGATTGTCGCACTACCAGTTATCTGCTGGCCATTCAAACAGCTGCGCAGTGCTTGCACACTGTCGTCGCCATATGGTGCAAGGCCCGCCAGGGCTTGGCGGGCAAGTCATCTTGGGGCAAGCCTTTAACAATGCCATCTATGGCGTGCGCCATCACCACCCACTGCGCCACTTGTTTGGACTGCAAGGAAGGCAATACCCGCTCCATCAAACGCTCACGCGGGCCCCATACGCGGCTTTCACGCAGCGCCATAGGCAAGGCCTTACCCGCATTGGTCGCCGCTTTGACGCGGCTGAGTGTGCGTATGTCTTCGGCCAAGGCCCAGTGCACCAACACAGCGGCCACGCCCTCGGCCTCCAGGCCATCCAACATACGCTGCACGCGCGCCAACTTGCCAGACAACACGGCCTCGCTGAGCTTAAAAGCGTCGTAGCGTGCCACGTTCAGTACCGCTGCCTCAATTTGCTCAAGAGACAACTCGCCTTGTGGGTATAACAGCCCCAGCTTTTGGATTTCCTGATGTGCCGCCAGCAAGTTGCCCTCAACACGGTCAGCAAAGAATGCAAGCGTTTGCTGCCCGACCTCGCCAGACAACACGCGCTGGCCTTGCTGACCAAGCCGTTGTGCAATCCAGTTGGGCAATGCGGCCCTGTCAATACTGTCCACCTTAATGGCAGCGCCGCTGCCCTCTAGTGCCGCAAACCAAGCGCTTTTAGTCGTTGCACCGTCCAAGCGCGGCAACACCACCAGGGTGAGTGTGTCGTCACTGGCGGCAGCTGTTTGCGCCAGCGTTTGCAAAGCGATTGAGCCGTCTTTGCCGGGCTTGCCCGTGGGTATGCGCAGCTCAATGAGCTGCTTGTCGGCAAACAAGCTGAGCGAAGCACCGCTGGCCAGCACCTCGCTCCAGTCAAAACGCGCGCCGGCGGCAATGTGCACCACGCGCTCAGAGAAGCCTTGCGCACGCGCCGCTGCTCTGATCGCGTCGCAAGCCTCTTGCACCAGCAAGGCCTCGTCGCCGTAGACGGTGTAAAGGCTTTTAAGGCCTTTGTCTAAGTGCGCACTAAGCGTATTGAAAGCAACTTGCATGGCCTGGCGACTTGTGCAGCGACGTATGCCTTAGGGCTGACGCGCGGCCAAATCAATGGCAGCCAGCCGGCGCATGACTTGCTGCACCACGCGCGCTTGCAAGCCTTCAAACACGGCGTCTTGCTCTAGCTGCTTGGACAAAGTAGCCGACTCTTGATAACTCATGTCTTGCTCAAGCGACACATCGGTAGGCGGCGTGAGTGCGCGGCCACCCGCGTCTAGCGCCTGCCAGCTGTACTGTATGCGCAGGTTTAACTCGCGCACCTGGCCCGCAATGG
It encodes the following:
- a CDS encoding glutamate-5-semialdehyde dehydrogenase — encoded protein: MQDMGVAARQASAAMAKASAAQKNKALMTLAALLREHESDLQPANAQDMARATANGLSAPMVDRLKLDAKTIETCAQGCEQLAAMTDVIGEITGMTQRPSGIRVGQMRVPIGVFGMIFESRPNVTIEAASLAIKSGNACILRGGSEAIESNKALTALVQQALNSADLPANAVQLVATTDRAAVGHLIAMPNFVDVIIPRGGKGLIERISAEAKVPVIKHLDGNCHTFVDDSADIAMAVRLADNAKTQKYSPCNATESLLVTKAAAPTFLPAIAHVYAAKGVEMRACPASKAILATVEGLKLVDAVEADWFEEYLAPIVSVKVVADVDQAIAHINQYASHHTDCIVTNNHAHAQRFLREVDSASVMVNASTRFADGFEYGLGAEIGISTDKFHARGPVGVLGLTSLKYVVLGQGEIRV
- the holA gene encoding DNA polymerase III subunit delta, which gives rise to MQVAFNTLSAHLDKGLKSLYTVYGDEALLVQEACDAIRAAARAQGFSERVVHIAAGARFDWSEVLASGASLSLFADKQLIELRIPTGKPGKDGSIALQTLAQTAAASDDTLTLVVLPRLDGATTKSAWFAALEGSGAAIKVDSIDRAALPNWIAQRLGQQGQRVLSGEVGQQTLAFFADRVEGNLLAAHQEIQKLGLLYPQGELSLEQIEAAVLNVARYDAFKLSEAVLSGKLARVQRMLDGLEAEGVAAVLVHWALAEDIRTLSRVKAATNAGKALPMALRESRVWGPRERLMERVLPSLQSKQVAQWVVMAHAIDGIVKGLPQDDLPAKPWRALHHMATTVCKHCAAV